From a single Alloactinosynnema sp. L-07 genomic region:
- a CDS encoding aspartate kinase, with protein MALVVQKYGGSSLENADRIKRVAERIIATRKAGNDVVVVCSAMGDTTDELLDLAKQVNPVPPEREMDMLLTAGERISNSLVAMAISALGAEARSFSGSQAGVITTSVHGKARIIDVTPGRVQAAIDEGYIVLVAGFQGVSQDTKDITTLGRGGSDTTAVALAAALNADVCEIYTDVDGVYTADPRIVPDAKRLDRVTYEEMLEMAASGAKVLMLRCVEYARRYGVPIHVRSSYSNKSGTIVAGSMEDLTVEQAMITGVAHDRSEAKVTVTGVPDHAGVAARIFRTVADSEIDIDMVLQNVSSTVSGKTDITFTLSKSNGPTAVAALEKIREELGFTAVLYDDHVGKVSLVGAGMRSHPGVTAMFCEALAKAGVNIEIINTSEIRISVLIRDTQLDEAVRAIHDAFELGGDEEAIVYGGSGR; from the coding sequence GTGGCGCTCGTCGTCCAGAAGTACGGCGGATCCTCGCTGGAGAACGCCGACCGGATCAAACGGGTCGCCGAGCGGATCATCGCGACGCGAAAAGCGGGGAACGACGTCGTGGTGGTGTGCTCCGCGATGGGTGACACCACCGACGAACTCCTCGACCTCGCCAAGCAGGTGAACCCCGTCCCGCCGGAGCGCGAGATGGACATGCTCCTCACCGCCGGTGAGCGCATCTCCAACTCCCTCGTGGCGATGGCGATCAGCGCGCTCGGTGCCGAGGCAAGGTCGTTCTCCGGTTCCCAGGCAGGCGTGATCACCACTTCGGTGCACGGCAAGGCGCGGATCATCGACGTCACGCCGGGCCGCGTGCAGGCCGCGATCGACGAGGGCTACATCGTGCTCGTCGCGGGCTTCCAGGGCGTCAGCCAGGACACCAAGGACATCACCACCCTCGGCCGCGGCGGTTCGGACACCACCGCGGTCGCCCTCGCCGCGGCCCTCAACGCCGACGTCTGCGAGATCTACACCGACGTCGACGGCGTCTACACCGCCGACCCGCGGATCGTGCCGGACGCCAAGCGCCTCGACCGCGTCACCTACGAGGAGATGCTGGAGATGGCCGCCAGCGGGGCGAAGGTGCTCATGCTGCGCTGCGTGGAGTACGCGCGCCGCTACGGCGTCCCCATCCACGTCCGATCGTCGTACAGCAACAAGTCCGGCACGATCGTCGCCGGATCAATGGAGGACTTGACCGTGGAACAGGCGATGATCACCGGCGTCGCGCACGACCGGTCCGAGGCGAAGGTCACCGTGACCGGCGTCCCCGACCACGCCGGTGTGGCCGCCCGGATCTTCCGGACCGTGGCCGACAGCGAGATCGACATCGACATGGTGCTGCAGAACGTGTCCAGCACGGTGTCGGGCAAGACCGACATCACCTTCACCCTGTCGAAGAGCAACGGCCCGACCGCGGTCGCCGCGCTGGAGAAGATCCGCGAGGAACTCGGCTTCACCGCGGTCCTCTACGACGACCACGTCGGCAAGGTTTCGCTGGTCGGCGCCGGGATGCGGTCGCACCCCGGGGTCACGGCGATGTTCTGCGAGGCGCTGGCCAAGGCCGGGGTCAACATCGAGATCATCAACACCTCGGAGATCCGGATCTCGGTCCTGATCCGGGACACCCAGCTCGACGAGGCCGTGCGCGCCATCCATGACGCGTTCGAACTCGGCGGCGACGAAGAGGCAATCGTGTACGGCGGGAGTGGTCGCTGA
- a CDS encoding aspartate-semialdehyde dehydrogenase, with protein MSGPVLALVGATGAVGTVMVDIMNGRKDWPWGEVRLIASPRSAGKKITVRGEELTVLALAPEVFDGVDVAMFDVPDEVSAQWAPIAAARGAIAVDNSGAFRMDADVPLVVPEVNADKITDAPRGIIANPNCTTLSMMAAIGALHREYQLTELVVASYQAASGAGQDGIDRLYAEYAAVAGKPVGEKAGDVREALAAAGLAQEDSPFPAPLAFNVVPWAGSLKADGWASEELKVRNESRKILGIEDLKVSATCVRVPVVTTHSLAVHARFAKPVTVEQARAIFSAQPTVVLVDDPEKGQFPTPADVVGGDPTYVGRIRQALDFPNTLDFFVCGDNLRKGAALNTYEIAESIAAQR; from the coding sequence ATGTCCGGTCCGGTTCTGGCCCTGGTGGGCGCGACGGGTGCCGTGGGCACCGTCATGGTCGACATCATGAACGGCCGCAAGGACTGGCCGTGGGGTGAGGTGCGCCTGATCGCGTCGCCCCGTTCGGCGGGCAAGAAGATCACCGTGCGCGGCGAGGAACTGACCGTCCTCGCGCTCGCCCCGGAGGTCTTCGACGGCGTGGACGTGGCGATGTTCGACGTCCCCGACGAGGTCTCGGCCCAGTGGGCCCCGATCGCCGCCGCGCGCGGCGCCATCGCGGTCGACAACTCGGGCGCGTTCCGTATGGACGCCGATGTGCCGCTGGTCGTGCCGGAGGTCAACGCCGACAAGATCACCGACGCGCCGCGCGGGATCATCGCGAACCCGAACTGCACGACCCTGTCGATGATGGCCGCCATCGGCGCGCTGCACCGCGAATACCAGCTGACCGAACTGGTCGTGGCCTCCTACCAGGCCGCGTCCGGCGCGGGCCAGGACGGCATCGACCGCCTGTACGCCGAGTACGCGGCGGTCGCGGGCAAGCCGGTCGGCGAGAAGGCAGGGGACGTTCGCGAGGCGCTCGCGGCGGCCGGTCTGGCGCAGGAGGACTCGCCGTTCCCCGCGCCGCTGGCGTTCAACGTGGTGCCGTGGGCGGGTTCGCTCAAGGCCGACGGCTGGGCCAGCGAGGAACTGAAGGTGCGCAACGAGTCCCGCAAGATCCTCGGCATCGAGGACTTGAAGGTCTCGGCCACCTGCGTGCGCGTCCCCGTTGTCACGACGCACTCGCTGGCCGTCCACGCGCGGTTCGCCAAGCCGGTGACGGTCGAGCAGGCGCGCGCGATCTTCTCGGCCCAGCCGACCGTGGTGCTGGTCGACGACCCGGAGAAGGGCCAGTTCCCGACCCCGGCCGACGTGGTGGGCGGCGACCCGACCTACGTCGGACGCATCCGCCAGGCGCTGGACTTCCCCAACACGCTCGACTTCTTCGTCTGCGGCGACAACCTCCGCAAGGGTGCCGCGCTCAACACCTACGAGATCGCGGAGTCGATCGCGGCCCAGCGGTGA
- a CDS encoding serine/threonine-protein kinase, with amino-acid sequence MVVPRVVAGRYALLGELGRGGMGVVWRAEDRVIGRQVALKELPFPHGQDPAVFQERVLREARTAGQLNDPAVVTVFDVSFDRGVAYLVMELVQAPTLADLIAAGPLAESRVVTIAQQVLGALKSAHDAGIVHRDVKPSNIMVLPGDRVKLADFGIARAVDDPSLTATGGIMGSPGYMAPELFTGSPPSPATDLWSLGATLFHAVEGRAPFTRTTTAATMHAILTERPVPSRCGEPLAGLLAGLLTQTPETRLTGASARALLGSDATVAVTPADATQVVEAPTTMVAAPTRSTRPNDAAPVAVPWAAVDPWEEDKPSRKRLPLLLASAGALVVAALVAVFTFLPTGQQGNPSAVANDQRDRPTESQTAQPSTPTVTSTPSVSSSAPSSSSATPTTVSSAVSSSAAPGKTTTQAVPPPPPQQTTTVAPTTTTPTWQRTTLIRYNHPTGWHLSTTTAFPPPAGFNREHQLGDLSAKAAPGTKKLYSCKQNASDDHFTSADQSGGCEGHKMIALLGHIFTAPPEGAKTISLYRCTYNGGHFDSGYANCEGYNQEYRLGYLLAP; translated from the coding sequence ATGGTCGTACCGAGGGTGGTCGCTGGGCGCTACGCCCTGCTCGGCGAACTCGGCCGGGGTGGCATGGGTGTGGTCTGGCGGGCCGAGGACCGGGTCATCGGCAGGCAGGTCGCGCTCAAGGAACTGCCGTTCCCGCACGGGCAGGACCCGGCGGTGTTCCAGGAACGCGTGCTGCGCGAAGCCAGGACCGCGGGCCAGCTCAACGACCCGGCCGTGGTCACCGTGTTCGACGTGTCCTTCGACCGCGGCGTCGCCTACCTGGTGATGGAGTTGGTCCAGGCGCCGACGCTGGCCGACCTGATCGCGGCGGGCCCGCTGGCCGAGTCCCGCGTCGTCACCATCGCACAGCAGGTCCTCGGCGCGCTGAAGTCCGCGCACGATGCCGGGATCGTGCACCGCGACGTCAAGCCGAGCAACATCATGGTGCTGCCCGGCGACCGGGTGAAGCTCGCCGACTTCGGCATCGCCCGCGCCGTGGACGACCCGAGCCTGACCGCGACCGGCGGCATCATGGGCTCGCCCGGCTACATGGCCCCGGAGCTGTTCACCGGCTCGCCGCCGTCACCCGCGACCGACCTGTGGTCCCTCGGCGCGACCTTGTTCCACGCGGTCGAGGGTCGGGCGCCGTTCACGCGCACCACCACGGCCGCCACGATGCACGCGATCCTCACCGAACGCCCGGTCCCGTCGCGCTGCGGTGAGCCGCTGGCCGGACTGTTGGCGGGTCTGCTGACCCAGACCCCCGAGACCCGCCTGACCGGCGCGTCCGCCCGCGCGCTGCTCGGGTCGGACGCGACGGTTGCGGTCACCCCGGCCGACGCGACCCAGGTCGTCGAGGCCCCCACGACCATGGTCGCCGCCCCGACCCGCTCGACCAGGCCGAACGACGCGGCTCCGGTCGCGGTGCCGTGGGCCGCGGTGGACCCGTGGGAGGAGGACAAGCCGAGCCGCAAGCGGCTGCCGTTGCTCCTGGCGAGCGCGGGCGCCCTGGTCGTCGCGGCCCTCGTCGCGGTGTTCACGTTCCTGCCGACCGGCCAGCAGGGCAACCCGTCCGCGGTGGCCAACGACCAGCGCGACCGCCCCACTGAGTCGCAGACGGCCCAGCCGTCGACCCCGACGGTGACCTCGACGCCCTCGGTCTCGTCCTCGGCGCCTTCGTCGTCGTCGGCCACGCCGACCACGGTCTCCTCGGCGGTGTCGTCGTCCGCCGCCCCTGGCAAGACGACCACCCAGGCGGTCCCGCCGCCGCCCCCGCAGCAGACGACCACGGTCGCACCCACCACGACGACGCCGACCTGGCAGCGGACGACCCTGATCCGCTACAACCACCCGACCGGCTGGCACCTCTCCACGACGACGGCCTTTCCGCCGCCCGCGGGCTTCAACCGGGAACACCAGCTCGGCGACCTGTCCGCGAAAGCCGCGCCCGGCACCAAGAAGCTGTACTCCTGCAAGCAGAACGCCTCGGACGACCACTTCACGTCCGCGGACCAGAGCGGCGGCTGCGAGGGCCACAAGATGATCGCCCTCCTCGGCCACATCTTCACCGCGCCACCGGAAGGCGCGAAGACGATCTCGCTCTATCGCTGCACGTACAACGGCGGCCACTTCGACTCGGGTTATGCCAACTGCGAGGGCTACAACCAGGAGTACCGGCTCGGGTACCTGCTCGCCCCGTGA